The DNA sequence AGGTGTTGCAGTTAAAGTGGTTTTTGAATTTACAGTAACAGTATCTCCTGCCGTATATGTATTTCTTCCGTCAGACCATTGATAATTTCCCTCGGGAATGGTTACTTCTGAGCCTGCGCGAAGAATTTTCTGATTTGAACTTCCGTCCGGATAATAATATGATACAGTATAAAAATTAAAGGCTGTACTGGTTGCCGAATTAGTCCCCTTTGGAACAAGACGGATATATCTTACCTTTGAAGAGTTGCTGTTACTCTGTCTTGTTGCGATAGTTGTGCTCTGGTCATCAAGAGTATATTTAGTAAAACTTGATGACTGATACCTTGAAGCCGAAATATCAAAGGATTGATAAGTGTAATCAGTATCAAGAGCCTCGTTTACGAGAGATAAAAGTCCGTCTGTAGCAACGTGAACCGAATAGTTTGAACCGCTTCCGCTTCTTGTAATATCGGTTGTACCAATGAATTTCCACGCGCCGTCGATATAAACATAAACATTGGCAACCATTCCGCTTGTGGCAGGTTTTCCTCCGATATCGACAGCAAAAGTTTGCGCTGTATTTTGATTCTGATTACCTACCGCAAGCATCTGAACGCTGTTAATGTTTTCATTGAGAACGATATCGGGTAAATTTTCTTCATCGGAAATTGTATTATTAAGTTCCTCTACCGTATCACGGGTAAGCGGCACCTCATTATTCGTATCAGAATTTGGACTGTTTATGTTGGAATTAAAGGTTAAAGCCGTAGACATAGTATCCGTAATGACATTTTCAAGAGAATGGTCATCATTGTCACCAATCAAGGTAAGAATTTCGTTAATGTCATTTTCCTTTAAAAGAACGATATAACAGTTACCGTCATGAGTGTGCGCCGTTTTGTCGCAAGTAAGAAAATCTCCGTTATAGCAAGAGTCTGTGTGAGTATGCTCCTCTATTCCGCAACGGATTTCCTGTTCTAAAGCCACCGCGTGAGTAACGCTGAGAAAAAACAAAAACACACAGGAGGCAACACAGAAAAGCGTACATACTGTATAGAACAAAATGTTTCTGATATTCAATTGTAATTTGTTGCTTTTAAAAGCATCCATTACAAGCCATCTCTTTGTTGGATTTTATTTTACATCGCCAAAAGGCTTTAATGAGAATATCACTTTTCCCAAAAGTCTGTCTTTAGTTACTGTGCCAATTTCCGAAAGTCTGCTATCCATAGCAACATCACGGTTATCTCCTAAAACAAAATATGAATTTGCAGGCACGTTATAAGGGAAATTAAGATTACTTTGTCCTAAAGTTTTATTCTCAATATAGTTTTCTTCAAGCTCTTTACCGTTTATTGATACAGTTCCGAAAACATCAATGGTAACCTGATCGTTTCCCGAAGCAATAACTCTGCGCACAATTACTTTATTATTATAATAAAAAGCTATGATATCGCCGTTTTCAATTTTTGCCATCTTGTTTACAATTAAAATCTGTCCGTCTTTAAGTGTTGGCGACATACTGTTTCCGTAATATTTTACAACAGGCATAATAAAAGTAAATAAATTGAGCAAAAGAGAAGCAGTGACAATAACTGTGAGAACAATTGTTAATGCTTTTTTAAAAACCTGACTTTTAAAAAAGTTCTGTCTCGGTGCTGAATGCTTACCCATAATTTTC is a window from the Oscillospiraceae bacterium genome containing:
- the lepB gene encoding signal peptidase I, which encodes MGKHSAPRQNFFKSQVFKKALTIVLTVIVTASLLLNLFTFIMPVVKYYGNSMSPTLKDGQILIVNKMAKIENGDIIAFYYNNKVIVRRVIASGNDQVTIDVFGTVSINGKELEENYIENKTLGQSNLNFPYNVPANSYFVLGDNRDVAMDSRLSEIGTVTKDRLLGKVIFSLKPFGDVK